A DNA window from Ctenopharyngodon idella isolate HZGC_01 chromosome 8, HZGC01, whole genome shotgun sequence contains the following coding sequences:
- the slc25a25a gene encoding calcium-binding mitochondrial carrier protein SCaMC-2-A, translating into MLCLCLYVPVHNSDHVEVEYFESNGLPSELKSLKSLSVLLPSQEFSTYRKWKKKILKTDVKEPDGQLDFEEFVHYLQDHEKDLKLVFKSLDRKNAGQVNANDIVNSLRDLGVHISLQQAERVLNSMDKNGTMTIDWNEWKKYPTLQPAENIPEIILYWKHSTIFDVGENLMVPDEFTSEEHMTGMWWRHLVAGGGAGAVSRTFTAPLDRLKVLMQVHGTHGNNMCIMSGLAQMIKEGGMRALWRGNGINVIKIAPESALKFMAYEQIKRLMGSSRETLGITERFVAGSLAGVIAQSSIYPMEVLKTRLALRKTGQYKGISDCAKQILKMEGMSAFYKGYVPNMLGIIPYAGIDLAVYETLKNSWLQRYGTENADPGVFVLLACGTVSSTCGQLASYPLALVRTRMQAQATVEGASQLSMSGLFKQIMKTEGPTGLYRGLTPNFLKVIPAVRISYVVYEHIKSTLGVQSR; encoded by the exons atGTTGTGCCTGTGCCTTTATGTGCCTGTCCATAATTCAGATCATGTCGAGGTGGAGTATTTTGAATCGAATGGATTACCGTCCGAGCTGAAGTCACTCAAGTCTCTCAGCGTCCTTCTGCCGTCGCAGGAATTCTCTACATACCGAAAATGGAAGAag AAAATATTGAAAACTGACGTGAAAGAGCCTGATGGGCAGCTGGACTTTGAAGAGTTTGTTCACTACCTCCAAGACCACGAGAAAGACCTGAAGCTTGTCTTCAAAAGCCTGGATAGAAAGAATGCAG GTCAAGTGAACGCCAATGACATTGTGAACTCCTTGAGAGACCTTGGAGTCCATATTTCCCTGCAGCAAGCGGAGAGAGTCCTTAATAG CATGGACAAAAACGGCACAATGACTATTGACTGGAATGAGTGGAAAAAGTATCCCACACTGCAGCCTGCAGAGAACATTCCCGAAATCATCCTGTACTGGAAACACTCAACT ATCTTTGATGTGGGAGAGAACCTGATGGTACCAGATGAGTTCACGTCTGAGGAGCACATGACTGGGATGTGGTGGAGACATCTGGTTGCCGGTGGAGGAGCTGGAGCCGTGTCACGAACCTTCACCGCGCCGCTCGACCGACTCAAAGTCCTCATGCAG GTACATGGTACTCATGGGAACAACATGTGTATCATGAGTGGTCTCGCACAGATGATCAAGGAAGGAGGGATGCGTGCGTTATGGAGGGGCAATGGCATCAACGTCATCAAAATCGCACCCGAGTCGGCCCTCAAATTCATGGCTTATGAGCAG ATCAAACGGCTGATGGGAAGCAGTCGGGAAACTCTGGGGATCACGGAACGTTTTGTAGCAGGTTCCCTGGCAGGAGTCATTGCTCAGAGCTCCATTTACCCCATGGAG GTTCTCAAAACTCGTCTGGCGTTAAGAAAGACAGGCCAGTACAAGGGCATCTCAGACTGCGCCAAACAGATCCTGAAGATGGAGGGAATGTCTGCGTTTTACAAAGGCTACGtacccaacatgctgggcatcATCCCGTACGCTGGCATCGACCTGGCAGTCTATGAG ACGTTAAAGAACAGTTGGCTTCAACGCTATGGCACGGAAAATGCGGATCCGGGCGTCTTTGTGCTTCTGGCATGTGGTACGGTCTCCAGCACATGCGGTCAGCTTGCCAGCTACCCGCTGGCTCTCGTACGAACGCGCATGCAGGCGCAAG CTACAGTTGAGGGCGCTTCCCAGCTCTCAATGTCGGGACTCTTCAAGCAGATCATGAAGACCGAGGGCCCCACGGGTCTCTATCGGggtctgaccccaaacttcctGAAGGTCATCCCCGCGGTCCGCATCAGCTATGTGGTGTACGAACACATCAAGTCGACGTTAGGGGTGCAGTCGAGATGA
- the zdhhc12a gene encoding palmitoyltransferase ZDHHC12-A: MFKNMFKSGCLVRTAHVILTWLTTLVLFLHNTDLRKCQERGDLLHPVMFSALVLLSVLLYFTVSLMDPGFVLSDTDTKGTSVDSDEELEEMIPQEQSSLKQRRCGYCFLLQPMRARHCRTCKRCVRRFDHHCPWIDNCVGERNHRWFLLYLCVQFAAVSWGLQTAWSGVVFAPTWQQWFTQNGFLLGAIGITGVFSVVVFILLCIHLYLASVNTTTWEFMSRHRILYLKHCDSEENPFDRGVICNLWDFFCVCGTVAWERIYIRHTHVTV; encoded by the exons atgtttaaaaacatgtttaaatcagGCTGTTTAGTGCGAACTGCGCATGTCATTCTGACCTGGCTCACAACGTTAGTGCTTTTTCTGCATAACACcg ATCTTCGGAAATGTCAGGAGCGAGGAGACCTACTACATCCTGTGATGTTCAGCGCTTTAGTTCTGCTCTCAGTACTGCTGTACTTCACTGTGTCTCTGATGGATCCTGGGTTTGTTCTGTCTGACACTGACACAAAG GGAACATCAGTGGATAGCGATGAAGAACTGGAGGAGATGATTCCTCAAGAGCAAAGTTCCTTAAAGCAGCGGCGCTGCGGATACTGCTTTTTACTG CAACCAATGAGGGCCAGGCACTGTAGAACGTGTAAGCGCTGTGTGAGGCGTTTTGACCATCACTGCCCCTGGATCGACAACTGCGTTGGTGAGCGAAATCACAggtggttcctgctgtatctgTGTGTGCAGTTTGCTGCTGTATCTTGGGGTCTACAGACTGCATG GTCTGGCGTGGTCTTTGCACCCACCTGGCAGCAGTGGTTCACTCAGAATGGATTCCTGCTCGGGGCGATCGGCATCACGGGGGTGTTTTCAGTGGTGGTGTTCATCCTACTCTGCATTCACCTGTACCTGGCCTCCGTTAACACCACCACATGGGAGTTCATGTCCCGCCACCGGATCCTGTACCTCAAACACTGTGACTCGGAGGAGAACCCGTTCGACAGAGGAGTGATCTGCAACCTGTGGGACTTCTTCTGCGTCTGTGGGACGGTAGCATGGGAGAGGATCTACATCAGACACACTCACGTGACTGTATGA
- the seta gene encoding SET nuclear proto-oncogene a, whose product MSASAAKVSKKELNSNHDGGDETSEKEQQEAIEHIDEVQNEIDRLNEQASEEILKVEQKYNKLRQPFFQKRSELIAKIPNFWVTTFVNHPQVSALLGEEDEEALHYLTRVEVTEFEDIKSGYRIDFYFDENMYFENKVLSKEIHLNESGDPTSKSTEIKWKPGKDLTSRASQTQSKAGKKRQHEEPESFFTWFTDHADSGADELGEVIKDDIWPNPLQYYLVPDMEDEEGEGEDEEEDEEGLDDIDEEGEDDGEEEEDDDGEDDDGEDD is encoded by the exons ATGTCTGCTTCAGCGGCTAAAGTCAGTAAAAAGGAACTGAACTCCAACCACGACGGAGGGGACGAGACCTCGG AAAAAGAACAACAAGAAGCCATCGAGCACATTGATGAAGTACAGAATGAAATTGACAG ACTGAATGAGCAGGCGAGTGAGGAAATTCTCAAAGTTGAACAGAAATACAACAAACTCCGCCAGCCATTCTTCCAGAAGAGGTCGGAACTCATCGCCAAAATCCCCAACTTTTGGGTCACAACATTTGTCAACCACCCACAAG TCTCAGCTCTTCTTGGTGAGGAGGACGAGGAGGCGCTTCACTATCTGACCAGAGTAGAGGTCACAGAGTTTGAAGACATCAAATCCGGCTACAGAATAGATTTT TATTTCGATGAAAACATGTATTTTGAGAACAAAGTCCTCTCCAAAGAAATTCACCTGAACGAAAGTGGAGACCCAACCTCAAAGTCAACAGAGATCAAATGGAAACCCGGAAAA GACCTCACAAGTCGGGCCAGTCAGACACAGAGTAAAGCGGGCAAAAAGAGGCAACATGAAGAACCTGAGAGTTTCTTCACCTGGTTTACCGATCACGCCGATTCAGGGGCGGACGAGCTGGGCGAAGTCATTAAAGACGACATCTGGCCAAATCCCCTTCAGTACTATTTG GTCCCAGACATGGAGGATGAGGAAGGAGAGGGTGAGGATGAGGAGGAAGATGAGGAAGGTCTGGATGATATTGATGAAGAGGGAGAAGATGAcggagaggaagaggaggatgatGATGGAGAG GATGACGATGGTGAGGATGACTGA
- the si:ch211-51h9.7 gene encoding uncharacterized protein si:ch211-51h9.7, whose protein sequence is MVLIKFPAVLCVVALLCEWVRFGLGCSGLLLCRSCGHEVAEDTDLRFVPSRLALSHRNDTVIGGKRVAVQLFENPQGFQFEVVTFKRADVLKHWPADSHFTWYPGHAWTVATCPRCKTHLGWAFQPSDWPRTVNREEFEGSDQTFVALIVDRLLQEHFASTLLMTPKSFRS, encoded by the exons ATGGTTCTAATAAAGTTTCCCGCCGTGCTGTGTGTTGTGGCGCTGTTGTGTGAATGGGTTCGGTTCGGTCTGGGGTGTTCGGGGCTGCTGCTGTGCCGCTCCTGCGGGCACGAGGTGGCGGAAGACACGGACCTGAGGTTCGTGCCCAGTCGCCTGGCACTATCGCACCGGAACGACACGGTGATCGGAGGGAAGCGCGTCGCCGTTCAGCTCTTCGAGAATCCTCAAGGCTTCCAGTTTGAAGTCGTGACTTTTAAGAGAGCAGATGTGCTGAAGCACTGGCCGGCGGACAGTCACTTCACATGGTATCCGGGTCACGCGTGGACCGTCGCCACCTGCCCGCGGTGCAAAACACACCTAG GTTGGGCGTTCCAGCCCAGTGACTGGCCCAGGACGGTGAACCGAGAAGAGTTCGAAGGTTCGGACCAGACGTTTGTGGCGCTCATAGTTGACAGACTTCTGCAGGAACACTTTGCATCCACACTGCTGATGACACCAAAATCTTTTAGAAGTTGA
- the gle1 gene encoding mRNA export factor GLE1 — protein sequence MPSENLRWETLEALKNSPKGRLKYSPDWVEKGEDVLAGCIEVSSLSPLSGQILKRLSPRPLLRTCSLTSCVRDTSPGLSEDAAACGSLSISPSSPPPVSIHAEEDEEKKVEEIKEAPVVGLSPEASISSTLAISVLSPRATQMAGCIRMCEQKHKAKAKTELSLRQEQQERLVATVTNQESEQLKRFEELMELKQRKEYQSMRDMMEKETQESLGRQEKLREEHRHRTKILNLRLREMEQQRLREAELERQRQVEGRERHRAINAIQEEVLQLNQLLQPRPSTHTDLDHAPYITRGNQLCSQVSEVVPASADGQFPSVEDLTVAERALQEMRSLVRGLQDEVAQAAERKKREQEEEEEEKKRQAELKAQQEEQKKNVALSTKEKTKKEGLQTGADDSTLKWYNALQDSANQCAQAFEDLGKAKDTQTKKLKMELQKAASTPVSQIANSSGSPLKEAFEKIDKLLSGRPVTSAGKTVSTSQHPQGLEFVSYRLAEKFVKQGEEEVASNHAAAFPIAAVASGIWELHPKIGDLILAHLHKKCPYAVPHYPQKKSGTSMEDYQKILGYRVEDSKVEGQDSFLKRMSGMIRLYAAIIQMRWPYTGKQGPHPHGLNHGWRWLAQILNMEPIADTTATILFDFLEVCGNALMKQYRGQFWKLLLLINEEYFPRIEAVTSTGQMGSVTRLKQFLETSLRTKQISAPKNELGSAFFRS from the exons ATGCCTTCTGAAAATCTACGCTGGGAAACTTTGGAGGCCCTGAAAAACTCTCCGAAGGGAAGGCTCAAATACAGCCCAGACTGGGTGGAAAAAGGAGAG GATGTTCTGGCAGGCTGTATTGAGGTGTCCAGTCTGTCTCCTCTGTCAGGACAGATCCTGAAGAGACTGAGTCCTCGGCCGCTGCTCAGGACCTGCTCTCTGACCTCATGCGTTCGTGATACGAGTCCTGGGCTTTCTGAAGATGCTGCTGCCTGCGGTTCGCTTTCCATCAGCCCTAGCTCTCCACCTCCGGTCTCCATCCACGcggaggaggatgaggagaaG AAAGTGGAGGAAATAAAGGAGGCTCCTGTTGTGGGTCTCAGTCCAGAAGCGAGCATCAGCTCAACTCTAGCGATCTCCGTCCTGTCACCCAGAGCTACACAGATGGCCGGCTGCATCCGCATGtgtgagcagaaacacaagGCCAAAGCAAAG ACGGAGCTGAGCCTCAGACAGGAGCAGCAGGAGCGGCTGGTGGCCACAGTTACCAACCAGGAGTCTGAGCAGCTCAAACGCTTCGAGGAGTTAATGGAGCTCAAACAGAGAAAGGAATACCAGAGTATGAGGGACATGATGGAGAAAGA GACGCAGGAGAGTCTCGGCCGGCAAGAGAAGCTGCGAGAGGAACACAGACACAGAACGAAA ATCCTGAATCTGCGGCTGCGCGAGATGGAGCAGCAGCGTCTGCGGGAGGCGGAGCTTGAGCGTCAGCGGCAGGTGGAGGGCAGAGAGCGGCATAGAGCTATTAATGCAATACAGGAGGAAGTGCTACAGCTCAACCAGCTCTTACAGCCACGCCCATCCACACATACAGACCTTGACCACGCCCCCTACATCACCCGCGGCAACCAGCTTTGCTCGCAGGTGTCAGAGGTGGTGCCGGCCTCCGCAGAC GGTCAGTTTCCCAGCGTGGAGGATTTGACTGTGGCAGAGCGAGCGCTACAGGAAATGAGGTCATTGGTCAGAGGCCTGCAGGACGAGGTGGCACAGGCTGCTGAGAGGAAGAAGAGGGaacaggaggaagaggaggaggagaagaagaGGCAGGCTGAGCTGAAAGCCCAGCAAGAGgagcaaaagaaaaatgtagCGCTGTCCACTAAAGAGAAAACCAAAAAAGAAG GTTTGCAGACAGGAGCAGATGACAGCACTTTAAAATGGTACAACGCGCTGCAGGATTCGGCCAATCAGTGCGCTCAGGCTTTTGAAGACCTCGGCAAAGCCAAAGACACGCAG ACGAAGAAATTAAAAATGGAGCTCCAAAAGGCTGCAAGCACACCTGTAAGCCAGATCGCAAACAGCTCAg GTTCCCCGCTGAAGGAGGCCTTTGAGAAGATCGATAAGCTGTTGTCAGGACGTCCAGTGACGTCCGCTGGAAAGACCGTGTCGACGTCGCAGCATCCGCAGGGTCTGGAGTTTGTCAGTTATAGACTGGCAGAAAAGTTTGTG AAACAAGGAGAAGAGGAGGTGGCATCTAATCATGCGGCAGCGTTCCCCATCGCCGCTGTGGCATCAGGCATATGGGAACTGCATCCTAAAATTGGAGACCTTATACTCGCCCACCTACACAAGAAGTGCCCGTATGCTGTGCCACACTACCCACAAAAGAAAAGTGGCACGTCTATGGAGGATTACCAGAA GATTCTGGGATACCGTGTGGAAGACTCCAAAGTGGAAGGGCAGGACAGCTTTCTGAAGAGAATGTCAGGAATGATTCGTCTCTATGCGGCAATAATCCAGATGAGATGGCCTTATACCGGCAAACAAGGG CCTCATCCTCATGGGTTGAATCACGGCTGGCGCTGGCTGGCCCAAATTCTCAACATGGAGCCGATCGCTGACACCACAGCAACTATTCTCTTCGACTTCCTGGAG GTCTGTGGAAATGCCCTAATGAAACAATATCGCGGCCAGTTCTGGAAACTGCTATTGCTTATTAACGAAGAATACTTCCCAAG AATTGAAGCGGTCACCAGCACTGGTCAGATGGGCTCCGTCACCAGACTCAAACAGTTTCTAGAG ACGTCTTTAAGAACCAAGCAGATTTCCGCTCCTAAGAACGAGCTGGGCTCTGCCTTCTTCAGGTCCTGA